A genomic stretch from Persephonella sp. includes:
- a CDS encoding peptidylprolyl isomerase: MRKIIYLLLGLFITAEAFQGFSWNIDPELKKKVVAVVGNKKITEMDVQRYMKVLLPMNYYHRTLTDEKLKEIRKKAIEALINRELLYYEAQKKGIKIPEKQVDDLIDQLAKKYKSKENLEKLLKQTGVTLDQFRLELKKRLAIDKLLSKYVTVNITEKDLKEYYEKNKYKFKEPPALKIRYIYIKVDPSKPKGRQIAKERAEKAYKEIKEGKDFGDVAYRYSDDLSRIKGGELGFVHRGRFDKPVEEVIYKLKKGQVSEIIETELGFHIVKVEDKRPERLVPFEKIKDKLKKELEEKYRKEKFNQLIEDAKKDLKVVVYGSK; encoded by the coding sequence ATGAGAAAGATAATTTATTTACTGCTGGGCTTATTTATTACCGCAGAGGCTTTTCAAGGCTTTAGTTGGAATATAGATCCTGAGCTTAAGAAAAAGGTTGTTGCTGTTGTAGGAAATAAAAAGATAACAGAGATGGACGTCCAAAGGTATATGAAAGTTCTTCTGCCGATGAACTATTATCATAGAACACTAACAGATGAGAAACTAAAGGAAATCAGGAAAAAAGCCATAGAAGCCTTAATTAACAGGGAACTTTTGTATTACGAGGCTCAAAAAAAGGGGATAAAAATACCTGAAAAACAGGTAGATGATCTAATTGATCAGCTTGCTAAAAAATATAAATCAAAAGAAAATCTTGAAAAACTACTGAAGCAAACCGGAGTAACCCTTGACCAATTCAGGTTAGAACTTAAAAAAAGACTTGCTATAGATAAGCTTCTTTCCAAATACGTAACTGTAAACATTACAGAAAAAGATCTGAAAGAATATTACGAAAAAAACAAATATAAGTTCAAAGAACCTCCAGCTCTTAAAATAAGATATATCTACATTAAAGTAGATCCTTCAAAACCAAAAGGAAGGCAAATCGCAAAAGAAAGGGCTGAAAAAGCCTATAAAGAAATTAAAGAGGGAAAAGATTTTGGTGATGTTGCCTACAGATATTCTGATGATCTGAGCAGGATAAAAGGTGGAGAATTAGGTTTTGTTCACAGGGGAAGGTTTGATAAACCTGTTGAAGAGGTTATCTACAAACTAAAAAAAGGTCAGGTCAGCGAAATAATAGAAACTGAGCTGGGTTTCCATATAGTTAAGGTGGAAGACAAAAGACCTGAAAGATTAGTTCCTTTCGAAAAAATAAAAGACAAGTTAAAGAAAGAACTTGAGGAAAAATACCGTAAAGAAAAGTTTAACCAGCTTATTGAAGATGCAAAGAAAGATCTAAAGGTAGTTGTATACGGCAGTAAATAA
- a CDS encoding 6-bladed beta-propeller — protein sequence MFVCLLTGFFSLAYGKELLFPEPKPGVKPRIKYLGQIPPEDYSRETGFFELLIGKEDVFKLPDFIGKIYGVISVKDFIFFTDTSHATIFSYNLKTGNLRTLDLPIRLQLPMCLAYSKKLNVLFVSDAKLKRVFGFDSKGRLVYAVGKRGEFKKPVGVAVDDRLERVYVVDTFDHRVKVYDFNGNFIRGIGERGDKAGQFNYPTNIAVNPKNGNIYVTDTQLFRVQIFNKDFEHLITIGGNGNIPGRFARPKGIGVDSDGNIYVADAAFSNIQIFNIEGEVLYYIGGAGTEPAKFLLPAGVYIDDKDRIFVVDSLNKRIQIFKYLKEKK from the coding sequence ATGTTTGTATGCTTATTAACCGGCTTTTTTTCCCTTGCTTACGGTAAGGAACTTCTTTTTCCTGAACCTAAACCTGGAGTTAAACCCAGAATAAAATACCTTGGTCAGATACCTCCTGAGGATTACAGCAGGGAAACAGGATTTTTTGAGCTCCTCATAGGAAAAGAAGATGTATTTAAACTTCCAGATTTTATAGGTAAAATCTACGGTGTTATTTCCGTTAAGGATTTTATTTTTTTCACAGATACAAGTCATGCTACCATATTTTCTTATAATCTGAAAACAGGAAATCTGAGAACTCTTGATCTTCCTATCAGACTTCAGCTTCCAATGTGCCTTGCCTATTCAAAAAAGCTTAATGTGTTGTTTGTTTCTGATGCAAAGCTAAAGAGGGTTTTTGGTTTTGATAGCAAAGGAAGGCTCGTTTATGCTGTTGGAAAAAGGGGGGAGTTCAAAAAACCTGTTGGTGTGGCTGTCGATGACCGGTTAGAAAGGGTGTATGTTGTTGACACATTTGACCATAGGGTTAAAGTTTATGATTTTAACGGTAACTTTATAAGAGGAATTGGGGAAAGGGGAGACAAAGCTGGACAGTTTAACTATCCTACAAACATAGCCGTTAACCCTAAGAATGGAAACATATATGTAACAGATACACAGCTTTTCAGAGTCCAGATTTTTAACAAAGATTTTGAGCATCTGATAACTATAGGTGGAAACGGAAATATTCCTGGAAGATTTGCAAGACCTAAAGGTATAGGAGTGGACAGTGACGGAAATATATATGTAGCAGATGCTGCATTCTCAAACATACAGATATTTAACATAGAAGGAGAAGTTCTTTATTATATCGGCGGGGCAGGAACTGAACCAGCAAAGTTCTTACTTCCTGCAGGAGTTTATATAGATGATAAAGACAGAATTTTTGTTGTGGATTCATTAAACAAAAGGATACAGATATTCAAGTATCTAAAGGAGAAAAAATGA
- a CDS encoding cytochrome c3 family protein, giving the protein MIAFVYAANFSEFPFKSDAEHEKGIRNTKHNLAEYKGRFLNPNITGEYNLALCMWCHTQKIDLTFVDVEYKWDPEKVVEKFPVYGQTKKGPVLKDIAPSSMVCLSCHDGANAPNITFGKSTTGTSVHSHPVFIIYKQDAKYLRPYNSPLIGWEGRKHFVYDLIKEYNGRVQCASCHDPHSPNPLFLRTVNKGSRLCRGCHAL; this is encoded by the coding sequence TTGATAGCTTTTGTATATGCTGCTAATTTTTCTGAGTTTCCTTTCAAAAGTGACGCTGAACATGAGAAAGGGATAAGAAACACAAAACACAACCTTGCAGAGTATAAAGGCAGATTTCTAAACCCAAACATAACAGGAGAGTATAACCTTGCTTTATGTATGTGGTGTCATACCCAGAAAATAGATCTGACCTTTGTTGATGTTGAATACAAATGGGACCCTGAAAAAGTGGTTGAAAAATTCCCTGTTTATGGTCAGACCAAAAAAGGACCTGTTTTGAAAGACATAGCCCCTTCTTCAATGGTTTGCCTCAGCTGTCACGATGGTGCGAACGCTCCAAACATAACATTTGGTAAATCCACAACAGGAACAAGCGTTCACAGTCACCCTGTATTTATTATTTACAAACAAGATGCTAAATACCTAAGACCCTACAATAGCCCACTTATAGGCTGGGAAGGACGGAAGCATTTTGTTTATGATCTAATCAAGGAATATAACGGTAGAGTTCAGTGTGCAAGCTGTCACGATCCCCATTCCCCTAATCCACTGTTTTTAAGGACAGTAAATAAAGGAAGCAGATTGTGTAGAGGCTGTCATGCTTTGTAA
- a CDS encoding 6-bladed beta-propeller, with protein sequence MEKVFWPLPPEEPRILYLGSYHGESDFKGKSALDVLLGEPDKDVPRNLIKPYGVAARFGKILAGDTVAAVVFVIDPKNKKVSFIGDKAMGKLRIPVGIDIDKKGRVYVADAKNQRVFVYDFKGKLLTAIGDPEGPGKLLRPAGIALSEKNNRLYIVDVLDHRVKVYSITDGKFLFAFGKRGRGDGEFNFPTNVAVDRRNGRVAVVDTMNFRVQIFDADGNFIRRFGKLGIVPGTFARPKGIGIDSEGHIYVADAAFNNIQIFDDKGNLLLFIGKFGFGPGEFNLPAGLYIDRGDRIYVADSMNKRIQVFQYISEAWKKKYPEKYKQLKLYKPENLNKPKTKEQ encoded by the coding sequence GTGGAAAAGGTCTTCTGGCCCCTTCCCCCTGAAGAGCCCAGAATACTGTATCTTGGTAGTTATCACGGTGAATCTGACTTCAAAGGTAAAAGTGCCCTTGACGTTCTTCTTGGTGAACCTGATAAAGATGTGCCGAGAAATCTTATAAAACCTTACGGAGTTGCAGCGAGATTTGGGAAAATACTGGCAGGAGATACGGTTGCTGCTGTCGTTTTTGTAATAGACCCTAAGAATAAAAAGGTTTCGTTTATTGGCGACAAAGCAATGGGGAAGCTGAGAATACCTGTTGGCATTGATATAGATAAAAAAGGAAGGGTGTATGTTGCTGACGCAAAAAATCAGAGGGTTTTTGTTTATGATTTTAAAGGAAAGCTACTAACTGCAATAGGTGATCCTGAAGGACCTGGAAAACTATTAAGACCTGCAGGCATAGCTCTCAGTGAAAAAAATAACAGGCTCTATATTGTTGATGTTCTTGATCACAGGGTGAAGGTTTACTCTATCACAGACGGAAAGTTTCTTTTTGCTTTTGGGAAAAGAGGTAGAGGTGACGGGGAGTTTAACTTTCCTACAAATGTGGCTGTTGACAGAAGAAATGGACGGGTAGCCGTTGTAGACACTATGAATTTCAGGGTTCAGATCTTTGATGCTGATGGGAACTTCATTAGAAGATTTGGAAAGTTAGGTATTGTTCCAGGAACTTTTGCAAGACCAAAAGGAATTGGGATAGACAGTGAAGGACACATATACGTGGCAGATGCCGCCTTTAACAACATACAGATATTTGATGATAAAGGAAATCTGCTTCTGTTTATAGGGAAGTTTGGATTTGGTCCAGGTGAGTTTAACTTGCCGGCAGGACTGTATATAGACAGGGGTGACAGAATATATGTTGCAGATTCAATGAACAAAAGAATTCAGGTATTCCAGTATATTAGCGAGGCATGGAAAAAGAAATATCCAGAAAAATATAAGCAATTAAAATTATACAAACCGGAGAACCTCAACAAACCTAAAACCAAGGAACAGTAA
- a CDS encoding cytochrome c3 family protein, producing the protein MRKLVFAGVIASVGLMAASSMATIDGSKHDLSDPNNKIRAANPADVNNEICAFCHTPHGSNTNFVGAPLWNKAIDTTVTYQVYGGGQTTGGTTVDQPGDVSRACLSCHDGVNAINSIINLPGSGGWSSTGNLVAFTVDGGTTTIPAGTAATMPAGITQIGTDLRNDHPVGVVYRGDEANPPASLKPTSTALPAGFVIAGDRDGNPGPTIGDLLRAGKIECVSCHDPHLGQNPTFLRLPNDNSALCLTCHAK; encoded by the coding sequence ATGAGAAAGTTAGTATTTGCAGGAGTTATTGCTTCAGTGGGGCTTATGGCTGCATCATCTATGGCAACCATTGATGGGTCTAAGCACGATCTGTCTGATCCTAACAACAAGATCAGAGCTGCCAATCCTGCTGATGTGAACAATGAGATCTGTGCTTTCTGTCATACCCCTCACGGATCTAACACAAACTTTGTTGGTGCTCCTCTGTGGAACAAGGCTATCGATACAACTGTTACCTATCAGGTTTACGGTGGTGGTCAGACAACAGGTGGAACAACAGTTGATCAGCCTGGAGATGTTTCAAGGGCATGTCTCTCATGTCACGATGGTGTAAACGCTATTAACTCAATCATTAACCTTCCAGGTTCAGGCGGATGGAGCTCAACAGGAAATCTTGTCGCATTTACAGTTGACGGCGGAACAACTACTATACCTGCAGGAACAGCAGCCACTATGCCAGCAGGTATTACTCAAATCGGAACAGATCTGAGAAACGACCACCCTGTAGGTGTTGTTTATAGAGGTGACGAAGCTAATCCTCCTGCAAGCTTGAAGCCTACTTCTACAGCACTACCAGCAGGTTTTGTTATTGCTGGGGATAGAGACGGTAACCCTGGACCAACAATCGGTGATCTGCTCAGAGCTGGGAAAATCGAATGTGTATCATGTCACGACCCTCACCTTGGACAGAACCCAACATTCCTGAGACTGCCTAACGACAACAGTGCACTCTGTCTGACATGTCACGCCAAGTAA
- a CDS encoding cytochrome c3 family protein: MKKEEKPPIVPNMKVQHLPFKIGQCEICHTEKDGNKYALKQEPPDLCYMCHERKDTKSRVHGPIAAGMCTACHDPHQSNTMRMLRADSVNELCFMCHQDKKQQFTSKPYMHPPVKDQCINCHDPHQEDHRYRLFADRRFDLCVSCHADKKEWVEKVKNKHGAVFINDRCLNCHDPHSSENEKFLRKPTAMDVCLTCHNKELKREEDGATLMNMKKHLDENPDWHGPIQWGDCAMCHNPHGSDNFRMLKLPFPKTFYASFNINKYICFMCHETEKFTEPLTKTATNFRNGEVNLHYVHVNSKKGRTCRACHDWHATKDLPHHIRKYMKFGKIKAPLRYIPTKTGGSCAPMCHPRRYYDRENPVINKR, from the coding sequence GTGAAAAAAGAGGAAAAACCTCCAATAGTTCCGAATATGAAAGTCCAGCATCTCCCCTTTAAGATCGGGCAGTGTGAGATATGTCATACTGAAAAGGACGGGAATAAATACGCCTTAAAGCAGGAACCTCCAGACCTGTGTTATATGTGCCATGAAAGAAAGGATACAAAAAGCAGGGTTCATGGTCCAATAGCAGCAGGAATGTGTACGGCATGCCATGATCCCCACCAGTCTAATACTATGAGAATGTTGAGAGCAGACTCTGTTAATGAATTATGTTTTATGTGTCATCAGGATAAGAAACAGCAGTTTACATCAAAGCCATATATGCACCCACCTGTTAAAGATCAGTGTATAAACTGTCACGACCCTCATCAAGAAGATCACAGATACAGACTTTTTGCTGATAGAAGGTTTGATTTGTGTGTATCCTGTCATGCTGATAAAAAAGAATGGGTAGAAAAGGTTAAAAACAAACATGGAGCTGTATTTATAAATGATAGATGTCTTAACTGTCATGACCCACACTCCTCTGAAAATGAAAAGTTCCTGAGAAAGCCAACAGCTATGGATGTCTGTCTGACATGTCACAACAAAGAATTAAAAAGGGAAGAAGACGGCGCAACCCTTATGAATATGAAAAAGCATCTTGATGAAAATCCTGACTGGCATGGTCCTATACAGTGGGGAGACTGTGCAATGTGCCACAACCCACACGGCTCAGATAACTTTAGAATGCTTAAATTACCATTCCCAAAAACGTTTTACGCAAGCTTTAACATAAACAAATATATATGTTTTATGTGCCATGAGACAGAAAAATTTACAGAACCTTTAACAAAAACAGCAACAAACTTCAGAAATGGAGAGGTAAACCTCCATTACGTACATGTTAACAGTAAAAAAGGAAGAACATGTAGAGCATGCCACGACTGGCACGCAACCAAGGATCTGCCACATCATATAAGAAAATACATGAAGTTTGGAAAAATAAAGGCACCTTTAAGATACATACCTACTAAAACAGGTGGTTCCTGTGCTCCTATGTGCCACCCAAGAAGATATTACGACAGGGAGAATCCAGTCATAAATAAAAGATAA
- a CDS encoding NapC/NirT family cytochrome c has protein sequence MGQEEKKEDANLGDSEKKAGKKKKILLIGGGLLGVGIVVGLIISYIVVEAVKLTAGPQFCKSCHVMVPMYKAYSKDTHGGWGYSGFVAHCTDCHLDHSSTLKYLINKVQVGLHDFKVYVFMDPDAVDWHGKREHRRYFVYDTGCLHCHENLLAATMKKRRAFIAHKAYFSGKLVVRIGEHKDKAHCVDCHKHVGHKDLGKYLPPPPEEEKLIKESEKLIEESVEILEKKEKERSKEEKH, from the coding sequence ATGGGGCAAGAGGAAAAAAAGGAAGATGCTAACTTAGGGGATTCAGAAAAAAAAGCTGGGAAAAAGAAAAAGATCCTCCTGATAGGAGGGGGGCTTTTAGGGGTCGGCATTGTTGTCGGCCTCATTATCTCATACATAGTAGTTGAAGCAGTTAAATTAACAGCGGGTCCACAGTTCTGTAAATCTTGCCATGTAATGGTTCCTATGTATAAAGCATATTCTAAGGACACACATGGCGGTTGGGGATACAGTGGATTTGTTGCCCATTGTACAGATTGCCATCTTGATCACAGCTCTACACTTAAATATCTAATAAATAAAGTGCAGGTGGGTCTGCATGATTTTAAGGTTTATGTCTTTATGGATCCTGATGCTGTTGACTGGCACGGCAAAAGAGAACACAGAAGGTATTTTGTTTACGATACAGGATGTCTCCACTGTCATGAAAACCTTTTAGCAGCCACAATGAAAAAAAGAAGGGCATTTATAGCCCATAAGGCTTATTTTTCAGGGAAACTTGTTGTGAGGATAGGAGAACATAAAGATAAAGCCCACTGTGTTGACTGTCATAAACATGTAGGACACAAAGATTTAGGCAAATATCTGCCTCCTCCACCAGAAGAAGAAAAACTTATAAAAGAATCAGAAAAATTAATAGAAGAATCTGTTGAAATACTTGAAAAAAAGGAAAAAG